A region of Vitis vinifera cultivar Pinot Noir 40024 chromosome 13, ASM3070453v1 DNA encodes the following proteins:
- the LOC100253952 gene encoding probable choline kinase 2 isoform X1 — MPLLTPVPRCTANTANPTVDNPPFRYYLHFPPPFPPAFCSLPPPSDSRLVCIDSLLAARYDFTLRSSGFSQIRSGILLKNFGAFQKFSSSFVQRFSGSLVMGAVEDRVNNKAGRLPGEARRILLSLASSWDNVTDSNALQVIPLKGAMTNEVYQIKWPTSTGETSRKVLVRIYGEGVEVFFDRASEIQTFEFISKHGQGPRLLGRFPNGRIEEFIHARTLSAADLHDPDISDLIAIKMKEFHDLNMPGPKDVVLWDRMRDWLSAAKNLSSPEEANTFQLDAIEEEISLLEKKLPGNHLHIGFCHNDLQYGNIMIDEETSLITIIDYEYASYNPVTYDIANHFCEMAADYHTETPHILDYSKYPSLEKRQRFLRIYLGHAGDQPNDLELEVLVQDVEKYTLASHLLWGLWGIISEHVNEIDFNYMEYARQRFEQYWLRKPELLGSSGPASDGTTGDLFKNSGNS; from the exons ATGCCACTCCTCACTCCTGTACCCCGCTGCACCGCCAACACTGCCAATCCTACGGTGGACAATCCACCCTTCCGCTACTACCTTCATTTCCCACCGCCTTTCCCACCGGCGTTCTGCTCTCTGCCTCCACCTTCCGATTCGCGGCTTGTTTGCATTGATTCCCTCTTGGCCGCCCGATACGATTTTACGCTACGAAGTTCGGGATTCTCTCAG ATAAGGAGTGGTATCCTCCTCAAGAATTTTGGGGCATTCCAGAAATTCTCATCATCATTTGTGCAGAGATTTAGTGGTTCTCTTGTTATGGGAGCTGTAGAAGATAGAGTAAACAACAAAGCAGGCCGTTTACCAGGGGAAGCAAGGAGAATTCTCCTATCATTGGCTTCTAGCTGGGACAATGTAACTGATTCAAATGCATTGCAGGTCATCCCACTTAAAGGTGCAATGACCAATGAGGTCTACCAAATCAAGTGGCCTACAAGCACAGGGGAAACCTCACGGAAAGTTCTGGTTAGAATCTATGGTGAGGGTGTGGAAGTTTTCTTTGACCGAGCCAGCGAGATCCAGACATTTGAGTTTATTTCGAAGCATGGGCAGGGTCCTCGGCTATTAGGGCGATTTCCAAATGGCCGAATTGAAGAGTTCATTCATGCAAGG ACACTATCAGCAGCTGATCTGCATGACCCAGATATATCTGATCTTATTGCAATCAAAATGAAAGAGTTCCATGATCTTAATATGCCTGGTCCAAAGGATGTTGTCCTTTGGGATAGAATGCG AGATTGGCTCAGTGCAGCCAAAAACTTGTCATCCCCAGAAGAAGCTAACACATTTCAGTTGGATGCTATTGAGGAGGAAATCTCTTTATTGGAGAAGAAGCTTCCTGGAAATCATCTACATATAGGATTTTGCCACAATGATTTACAATATGGTAACATAATGATCGATGAAGAGACTAGCTTAATTACAATAATT GATTATGAGTATGCAAGTTACAATCCTGTCACTTATGACATAGCAAATCACTTCTGTGAGATGGCTGCTGACTATCATACAGAAACGCCTCACATTTTGGACTACAGCAAATACCCCA GTTTGGAGAAGCGGCAGAGATTTTTGCGCATATATCTGGGCCATGCAG GTGATCAACCTAATGACCTTGAACTGGAGGTGCTAGTTCAAGATGTCGAGAAGTATACCCTTGCAAGCCATCTTCTCTGGGGCTTATGGGGAATAATATCA GAACATGtaaatgaaattgatttcaaCTACATGGAATATGCAAGGCAGAGGTTTGAACAATATTGGTTAAGGAAGCCTGAGCTCTTGGGTTCTTCTGGACCTGCTTCTGACGGTACCACCG GTGATTTGTTCAAGAATTCAGGGAATTCATGA
- the LOC100253952 gene encoding probable choline kinase 2 isoform X2 encodes MPLLTPVPRCTANTANPTVDNPPFRYYLHFPPPFPPAFCSLPPPSDSRLVCIDSLLAARYDFTLRSSGFSQIRSGILLKNFGAFQKFSSSFVQRFSGSLVMGAVEDRVNNKAGRLPGEARRILLSLASSWDNVTDSNALQVIPLKGAMTNEVYQIKWPTSTGETSRKVLVRIYGEGVEVFFDRASEIQTFEFISKHGQGPRLLGRFPNGRIEEFIHARTLSAADLHDPDISDLIAIKMKEFHDLNMPGPKDVVLWDRMRDWLSAAKNLSSPEEANTFQLDAIEEEISLLEKKLPGNHLHIGFCHNDLQYGNIMIDEETSLITIIDYEYASYNPVTYDIANHFCEMAADYHTETPHILDYSKYPSLEKRQRFLRIYLGHAGDQPNDLELEVLVQDVEKYTLASHLLWGLWGIISEHVNEIDFNYMEYARQRFEQYWLRKPELLGSSGPASDGDLFKNSGNS; translated from the exons ATGCCACTCCTCACTCCTGTACCCCGCTGCACCGCCAACACTGCCAATCCTACGGTGGACAATCCACCCTTCCGCTACTACCTTCATTTCCCACCGCCTTTCCCACCGGCGTTCTGCTCTCTGCCTCCACCTTCCGATTCGCGGCTTGTTTGCATTGATTCCCTCTTGGCCGCCCGATACGATTTTACGCTACGAAGTTCGGGATTCTCTCAG ATAAGGAGTGGTATCCTCCTCAAGAATTTTGGGGCATTCCAGAAATTCTCATCATCATTTGTGCAGAGATTTAGTGGTTCTCTTGTTATGGGAGCTGTAGAAGATAGAGTAAACAACAAAGCAGGCCGTTTACCAGGGGAAGCAAGGAGAATTCTCCTATCATTGGCTTCTAGCTGGGACAATGTAACTGATTCAAATGCATTGCAGGTCATCCCACTTAAAGGTGCAATGACCAATGAGGTCTACCAAATCAAGTGGCCTACAAGCACAGGGGAAACCTCACGGAAAGTTCTGGTTAGAATCTATGGTGAGGGTGTGGAAGTTTTCTTTGACCGAGCCAGCGAGATCCAGACATTTGAGTTTATTTCGAAGCATGGGCAGGGTCCTCGGCTATTAGGGCGATTTCCAAATGGCCGAATTGAAGAGTTCATTCATGCAAGG ACACTATCAGCAGCTGATCTGCATGACCCAGATATATCTGATCTTATTGCAATCAAAATGAAAGAGTTCCATGATCTTAATATGCCTGGTCCAAAGGATGTTGTCCTTTGGGATAGAATGCG AGATTGGCTCAGTGCAGCCAAAAACTTGTCATCCCCAGAAGAAGCTAACACATTTCAGTTGGATGCTATTGAGGAGGAAATCTCTTTATTGGAGAAGAAGCTTCCTGGAAATCATCTACATATAGGATTTTGCCACAATGATTTACAATATGGTAACATAATGATCGATGAAGAGACTAGCTTAATTACAATAATT GATTATGAGTATGCAAGTTACAATCCTGTCACTTATGACATAGCAAATCACTTCTGTGAGATGGCTGCTGACTATCATACAGAAACGCCTCACATTTTGGACTACAGCAAATACCCCA GTTTGGAGAAGCGGCAGAGATTTTTGCGCATATATCTGGGCCATGCAG GTGATCAACCTAATGACCTTGAACTGGAGGTGCTAGTTCAAGATGTCGAGAAGTATACCCTTGCAAGCCATCTTCTCTGGGGCTTATGGGGAATAATATCA GAACATGtaaatgaaattgatttcaaCTACATGGAATATGCAAGGCAGAGGTTTGAACAATATTGGTTAAGGAAGCCTGAGCTCTTGGGTTCTTCTGGACCTGCTTCTGACG GTGATTTGTTCAAGAATTCAGGGAATTCATGA
- the LOC100253952 gene encoding probable choline kinase 2 isoform X3, whose product MIRSGILLKNFGAFQKFSSSFVQRFSGSLVMGAVEDRVNNKAGRLPGEARRILLSLASSWDNVTDSNALQVIPLKGAMTNEVYQIKWPTSTGETSRKVLVRIYGEGVEVFFDRASEIQTFEFISKHGQGPRLLGRFPNGRIEEFIHARTLSAADLHDPDISDLIAIKMKEFHDLNMPGPKDVVLWDRMRDWLSAAKNLSSPEEANTFQLDAIEEEISLLEKKLPGNHLHIGFCHNDLQYGNIMIDEETSLITIIDYEYASYNPVTYDIANHFCEMAADYHTETPHILDYSKYPSLEKRQRFLRIYLGHAGDQPNDLELEVLVQDVEKYTLASHLLWGLWGIISEHVNEIDFNYMEYARQRFEQYWLRKPELLGSSGPASDGTTGDLFKNSGNS is encoded by the exons ATG ATAAGGAGTGGTATCCTCCTCAAGAATTTTGGGGCATTCCAGAAATTCTCATCATCATTTGTGCAGAGATTTAGTGGTTCTCTTGTTATGGGAGCTGTAGAAGATAGAGTAAACAACAAAGCAGGCCGTTTACCAGGGGAAGCAAGGAGAATTCTCCTATCATTGGCTTCTAGCTGGGACAATGTAACTGATTCAAATGCATTGCAGGTCATCCCACTTAAAGGTGCAATGACCAATGAGGTCTACCAAATCAAGTGGCCTACAAGCACAGGGGAAACCTCACGGAAAGTTCTGGTTAGAATCTATGGTGAGGGTGTGGAAGTTTTCTTTGACCGAGCCAGCGAGATCCAGACATTTGAGTTTATTTCGAAGCATGGGCAGGGTCCTCGGCTATTAGGGCGATTTCCAAATGGCCGAATTGAAGAGTTCATTCATGCAAGG ACACTATCAGCAGCTGATCTGCATGACCCAGATATATCTGATCTTATTGCAATCAAAATGAAAGAGTTCCATGATCTTAATATGCCTGGTCCAAAGGATGTTGTCCTTTGGGATAGAATGCG AGATTGGCTCAGTGCAGCCAAAAACTTGTCATCCCCAGAAGAAGCTAACACATTTCAGTTGGATGCTATTGAGGAGGAAATCTCTTTATTGGAGAAGAAGCTTCCTGGAAATCATCTACATATAGGATTTTGCCACAATGATTTACAATATGGTAACATAATGATCGATGAAGAGACTAGCTTAATTACAATAATT GATTATGAGTATGCAAGTTACAATCCTGTCACTTATGACATAGCAAATCACTTCTGTGAGATGGCTGCTGACTATCATACAGAAACGCCTCACATTTTGGACTACAGCAAATACCCCA GTTTGGAGAAGCGGCAGAGATTTTTGCGCATATATCTGGGCCATGCAG GTGATCAACCTAATGACCTTGAACTGGAGGTGCTAGTTCAAGATGTCGAGAAGTATACCCTTGCAAGCCATCTTCTCTGGGGCTTATGGGGAATAATATCA GAACATGtaaatgaaattgatttcaaCTACATGGAATATGCAAGGCAGAGGTTTGAACAATATTGGTTAAGGAAGCCTGAGCTCTTGGGTTCTTCTGGACCTGCTTCTGACGGTACCACCG GTGATTTGTTCAAGAATTCAGGGAATTCATGA
- the LOC100259089 gene encoding protein MAINTENANCE OF PSII UNDER HIGH LIGHT 1, which translates to MRRESDHSQKLWSSQNQLKGPFKFHHKSPIQNQNTQKPKTPKAKINKNIFSTLPNPVLSFSPSHTLQPITKPKKKSPTNRFLLFFIQMASTLQSMLSANSCYTFISPRFLNNHQKTKKQSCELFRVRASSDDSDCNDEECAPDKEVGKVSMEWVVGDKTKVAGTFPPRKRGWTGYVEKDTAGQTNIYSVEPAVYIAESAFSSGSAGSSSDGSGSAVTVSAGIAAISVAAASLVLLLVGKNPPQMQTTVDYSGPSLSYYINKFKSAELVQASVPTEPEASPPVQPEISAPEITG; encoded by the exons ATGCGTAGAGAATCAGACCATTCCCAGAAACTGTGGTCATCCCAAAACCAACTCAAGGGTCCATTCAAATTCCACCACAAATCACCaatccaaaatcaaaatacacaaaaacccaaaaccccaaaagccaaaataaacaaaaatatcttCTCCACCCTCCCTAACCCAGTCCTCTCCTTCTCTCCTTCTCACACACTCCAACCCATAACCAAGCCTAAAAAAAAGAGTCCCACTAACCGATTCTTGCTCTTTTTCATCCAAATGGCTTCTACTTTACAGTCTATGCTCTCTGCCAATTCTTGTTATACTTTCATTTCTCCTAGATTCTTGAATAACCACCAAAAGACTAAGAAGCAAAGCTGTGAGCTCTTCAGAGTCAGAGCTTCCTCTGATGACTCTGACTGCAATGATGAAGAATGTGCTCCTGACAAGGAG GTTGGGAAGGTGAGCATGGAATGGGTAGTTGGGGACAAGACCAAAGTGGCTGGAACTTTTCCACCTCGCAAGCGGGGTTGGACAGGTTATGTTGAGAAGGACACTGCTGGACAAACAAACATATACTCGGTTGAG CCTGCAGTTTACATAGCAGAAAGTGCATTCAGCTCGGGCAGTGCAGGTTCTTCTTCTGATGGATCAGGAAGCGCAGTAACAGTCAGTGCTGGCATAGCTGCTATCTCAGTCGCTGCAGCTTCATTAGTACTTTTGCTGGTTGGCAAGAACCCACCCCAGATGCAGACAACAGTAGACTACTCTGGGCCATCCCTTTCTTACTACATCAACAAGTTTAAATCAGCAGAGCTAGTCCAAGCCTCAGTGCCTACAGAACCTGAAGCCTCTCCACCTGTACAGCCAGAAATCTCAGCCCCAGAAATCACAGGTTGA
- the LOC100253952 gene encoding probable choline kinase 2 isoform X4, with protein MIRSGILLKNFGAFQKFSSSFVQRFSGSLVMGAVEDRVNNKAGRLPGEARRILLSLASSWDNVTDSNALQVIPLKGAMTNEVYQIKWPTSTGETSRKVLVRIYGEGVEVFFDRASEIQTFEFISKHGQGPRLLGRFPNGRIEEFIHARTLSAADLHDPDISDLIAIKMKEFHDLNMPGPKDVVLWDRMRDWLSAAKNLSSPEEANTFQLDAIEEEISLLEKKLPGNHLHIGFCHNDLQYGNIMIDEETSLITIIDYEYASYNPVTYDIANHFCEMAADYHTETPHILDYSKYPSLEKRQRFLRIYLGHAGDQPNDLELEVLVQDVEKYTLASHLLWGLWGIISEHVNEIDFNYMEYARQRFEQYWLRKPELLGSSGPASDGDLFKNSGNS; from the exons ATG ATAAGGAGTGGTATCCTCCTCAAGAATTTTGGGGCATTCCAGAAATTCTCATCATCATTTGTGCAGAGATTTAGTGGTTCTCTTGTTATGGGAGCTGTAGAAGATAGAGTAAACAACAAAGCAGGCCGTTTACCAGGGGAAGCAAGGAGAATTCTCCTATCATTGGCTTCTAGCTGGGACAATGTAACTGATTCAAATGCATTGCAGGTCATCCCACTTAAAGGTGCAATGACCAATGAGGTCTACCAAATCAAGTGGCCTACAAGCACAGGGGAAACCTCACGGAAAGTTCTGGTTAGAATCTATGGTGAGGGTGTGGAAGTTTTCTTTGACCGAGCCAGCGAGATCCAGACATTTGAGTTTATTTCGAAGCATGGGCAGGGTCCTCGGCTATTAGGGCGATTTCCAAATGGCCGAATTGAAGAGTTCATTCATGCAAGG ACACTATCAGCAGCTGATCTGCATGACCCAGATATATCTGATCTTATTGCAATCAAAATGAAAGAGTTCCATGATCTTAATATGCCTGGTCCAAAGGATGTTGTCCTTTGGGATAGAATGCG AGATTGGCTCAGTGCAGCCAAAAACTTGTCATCCCCAGAAGAAGCTAACACATTTCAGTTGGATGCTATTGAGGAGGAAATCTCTTTATTGGAGAAGAAGCTTCCTGGAAATCATCTACATATAGGATTTTGCCACAATGATTTACAATATGGTAACATAATGATCGATGAAGAGACTAGCTTAATTACAATAATT GATTATGAGTATGCAAGTTACAATCCTGTCACTTATGACATAGCAAATCACTTCTGTGAGATGGCTGCTGACTATCATACAGAAACGCCTCACATTTTGGACTACAGCAAATACCCCA GTTTGGAGAAGCGGCAGAGATTTTTGCGCATATATCTGGGCCATGCAG GTGATCAACCTAATGACCTTGAACTGGAGGTGCTAGTTCAAGATGTCGAGAAGTATACCCTTGCAAGCCATCTTCTCTGGGGCTTATGGGGAATAATATCA GAACATGtaaatgaaattgatttcaaCTACATGGAATATGCAAGGCAGAGGTTTGAACAATATTGGTTAAGGAAGCCTGAGCTCTTGGGTTCTTCTGGACCTGCTTCTGACG GTGATTTGTTCAAGAATTCAGGGAATTCATGA